In Gossypium raimondii isolate GPD5lz chromosome 12, ASM2569854v1, whole genome shotgun sequence, a single window of DNA contains:
- the LOC105765115 gene encoding NAC domain-containing protein 7, with translation MNNFTNVPPGFRFHPTDEELVDYYLRKKIASKRIDLDVIKDVDLYRIEPWDLQELCRIGAEEQNEWYFFSHKDKKYPTGTRTNRATKAGFWKATGRDKAIYCRHCLIGMRKTLVFYKGRAPNGQKSDWIMHEYRLETNENGTPQEEGWVVCRVFKKRMTTVQKVGEYDSSCWYDEQVSFMQDFESPRRIPQPYASYPHHYPCKQELQLQHSFPHDPFLQLPQLESPKLPQSVASVSCNSVVPYGSTLQSSSLSQEEHMQQGHHQQNLNSLYNNGEQAVDQVTDWRVLDKFVASQLSHEEASKENNYSNAAASFRVGEQMDLLGNESKRPGIAHQEYTSTSNSSCQIDLWK, from the exons ATGAATAACTTTACAAACGTTCCGCCAGGCTTTAGGTTCCATCCCACAGATGAAGAACTCGTTGATTACTacctaagaaaaaaaattgcttcAAAAAGGATAGATCTGGATGTCATCAAAGATGTTGATCTTTATAGAATTGAACCATGGGATCTGCAAG AATTGTGCAGAATAGGAGCTGAGGAACAAAATGAATGGTACTTCTTTAGCCACAAAGATAAGAAGTATCCAACAGGTACTCGTACTAATAGAGCAACAAAAGCAGGGTTTTGGAAAGCTACGGGGAGAGACAAGGCTATTTACTGCAGGCATTGCCTTATTGGCATGAGAAAAACCCTAGTCTTTTACAAAGGACGAGCACCCAATGGACAAAAATCTGATTGGATCATGCATGAATATCGACTAGAAACTAATGAAAATGGAACCCCTCAA GAAGAAGGATGGGTGGTATGTAGGGTATTCAAGAAGCGAATGACAACAGTGCAGAAAGTGGGTGAATATGACTCTTCATGTTGGTACGACGAGCAGGTCTCATTCATGCAGGACTTTGAATCCCCAAGGCGAATTCCTCAGCCATATGCATCATACCCTCACCATTATCCCTGCAAGCAAGAGCTTCAATTGCAACACAGTTTCCCCCATGACCCTTTCCTTCAGCTCCCTCAATTGGAAAGTCCCAAACTTCCACAATCAGTCGCAAGTGTAAGCTGCAACTCGGTTGTTCCTTACGGAAGCACTTTGCAGTCTTCGAGCCTCTCGCAGGAAGAACACATGCAGCAAGGGCATCATCAGCAAAATCTGAATTCGCTTTACAACAACGGTGAGCAAGCAGTGGACCAAGTGACTGATTGGCGAGTTCTTGACAAATTTGTTGCCTCTCAGCTCAGCCATGAGGAAGCTTCCAAGGAAAACAACTATTCCAATGCAGCCGCTAGCTTTCGTGTGGGTGAACAAATGGATTTACTAGGCAATGAATCCAAAAGGCCAGGAATTGCTCATCAAGAATATACCTCTACGTCCAATTCGAGCTGTCAAATTGACCTGTGGAAGTGA